From Proteiniborus sp. MB09-C3, the proteins below share one genomic window:
- a CDS encoding acyl-CoA dehydratase activase yields MLKECYLGVDVGSVSTNIILIDEEDNILLKKYIRTQGKPIEILQNGLGEIKKELGDLSIKGVGATGSGRYLASMILGADVVKNEITSHAVASIKYVPDVRTILEIGGQDSKIILLRDGVVTDFAMNTVCAAGTGSFLDRQASRLDIQIQEFGMLALKSKNPVRIAGRCAVFAESDMIHKQQLGHNQEDIVRGLCEALVRNYLNNVGKGKEILDSVVFQGGVAANAGIKKAFEDVLNTSVLIPEHFDVMGAIGVALLAKEEIKVKGKTSFRGLGISDVPYKVKGSECGDCSNMCEVIEIVANNSIIARYGDKCGKWTGQLTASNKNLA; encoded by the coding sequence ATATTGAAAGAATGTTACTTAGGGGTTGATGTTGGTTCTGTAAGCACAAATATTATCTTAATAGATGAAGAGGATAATATTTTACTAAAGAAATACATACGAACTCAAGGTAAGCCTATAGAAATTTTACAGAATGGACTTGGAGAAATTAAAAAGGAATTAGGAGATTTATCAATAAAGGGAGTAGGAGCTACTGGCAGTGGGAGATATCTAGCTAGTATGATATTAGGTGCAGATGTAGTGAAAAATGAAATAACCTCACATGCTGTAGCATCAATAAAATATGTTCCGGATGTCAGGACTATTTTAGAAATAGGAGGACAGGATTCAAAGATAATATTACTTAGAGATGGGGTAGTTACTGATTTTGCAATGAATACTGTTTGTGCTGCAGGAACAGGATCCTTCCTAGATAGGCAAGCTTCAAGACTTGATATTCAAATTCAAGAATTTGGGATGCTAGCTTTAAAATCTAAAAATCCGGTCAGAATAGCTGGCAGATGTGCAGTTTTTGCAGAATCAGATATGATACATAAGCAGCAGCTAGGTCATAATCAGGAGGATATAGTAAGAGGTCTTTGTGAAGCATTAGTCAGAAACTATTTGAATAATGTGGGAAAGGGAAAAGAGATTCTAGATTCAGTAGTCTTTCAAGGGGGAGTAGCTGCCAATGCAGGAATCAAGAAAGCCTTTGAAGATGTTCTCAATACGAGTGTTCTAATACCAGAACATTTTGATGTTATGGGAGCTATTGGAGTAGCATTACTAGCTAAGGAGGAAATAAAGGTTAAAGGAAAAACAAGCTTCAGAGGATTGGGCATTTCAGATGTACCATATAAGGTTAAAGGCTCCGAATGTGGAGATTGTTCTAATATGTGTGAAGTAATTGAGATAGTTGCAAATAATTCTATTATAGCTAGATATGGAGATAAATGTGGAAAATGGACTGGGCAATTAACAGCTTCGAATAAAAACTTAGCATAA
- a CDS encoding CoA protein activase: MKITFPHMGNTYIAVKGLLEDLGNEVVLAPRCSKRTLELGTKYSPESICLPLKINIGNYIEAIEKGADTVIITGSCGPCRFGFYPVMEQALLKDLGYDARIIAFDPPDGKPMVLINRVAEAMNTSNPYKIIRSGKRAYKILCDADALTDLANKKRPIALNGYEVDMIMEEFYRDIEYTHGVQEILQLIKKSRERLDEIEIDAEKRPIKIGIIGEIYTIIEPFVNLDVEKKLGHLGAEVEKALTPSNWARHHIFSFPFGSKEEKGKWEAARPYLSTLVGGHGRETIGSAVQYAQSGFDGLVQIFPLTCMPEIVAESILPAIQRDYNIPILTLVVDEMTGEAGYLTRLEAFVDLLKKRREEKDIERMLLRG; the protein is encoded by the coding sequence ATGAAAATAACATTTCCACACATGGGTAATACATATATTGCTGTTAAAGGACTACTGGAGGATTTAGGTAATGAAGTGGTTTTAGCGCCTAGATGCAGTAAAAGAACCCTTGAGCTGGGAACTAAATACTCACCTGAGTCAATTTGCCTGCCTTTGAAAATAAACATTGGTAATTATATTGAGGCCATTGAAAAAGGTGCAGATACTGTAATAATAACTGGTAGCTGTGGTCCCTGTAGATTTGGCTTTTATCCTGTTATGGAACAGGCCCTATTAAAAGATTTAGGATATGATGCTAGAATCATAGCTTTTGATCCTCCTGACGGCAAGCCAATGGTATTGATAAATCGAGTAGCTGAGGCAATGAATACGTCAAATCCTTATAAAATTATAAGAAGCGGTAAAAGGGCATATAAAATACTATGCGATGCAGATGCCCTAACCGATCTTGCAAATAAAAAGCGTCCAATAGCTTTAAATGGATATGAGGTAGATATGATAATGGAAGAATTTTATAGGGATATAGAATATACACACGGAGTACAGGAAATTTTGCAGCTTATTAAAAAATCTAGAGAAAGACTAGATGAAATAGAAATAGACGCTGAAAAAAGACCAATTAAAATTGGTATAATTGGAGAGATATATACTATTATTGAACCTTTCGTAAATTTAGATGTAGAAAAAAAGCTTGGGCATCTTGGTGCAGAAGTAGAAAAAGCTTTAACACCAAGCAACTGGGCAAGACATCATATATTTTCATTTCCATTTGGCTCAAAGGAGGAAAAAGGTAAATGGGAGGCAGCAAGACCATACTTAAGTACCTTAGTAGGAGGGCATGGAAGAGAAACCATAGGTAGCGCAGTGCAGTATGCTCAATCTGGATTTGATGGGCTAGTGCAGATATTTCCGTTAACTTGTATGCCAGAGATAGTGGCTGAAAGTATTCTTCCTGCTATTCAGAGAGATTATAATATACCTATACTTACTTTAGTAGTTGATGAGATGACAGGTGAGGCTGGATACCTAACTAGACTAGAGGCATTTGTAGACCTTTTGAAAAAAAGAAGGGAGGAAAAAGATATTGAAAGAATGTTACTTAGGGGTTGA
- a CDS encoding acyl-CoA dehydratase activase-related protein, which produces MSFKVGIPQSLFFYDYFPLWKEFFNELGAEVVVSPKTNKFILNDGVSNCVDEACLPVKVYHGHVMSLRDKVDYLFIPKMISIQKREYGCPKYLGLPEMVQNSVDNLPNCIDLKVNLIKSNSGLIDAVEEAGKHITPNISKIKKAYKVASKHYENYRGLINKGVIPIEAIQIYNSATKAIRPINNNGPIFMLVGHPYNLYDEYINMNLIKKLWSNGIRVVTPEMIDTVKADYYSSMLPKRMFWSFGKRIIGSSFYMINEKKIDGIIYVSSFGCGVDSVLIDFVQREARKECIPFTLLTIDEHTGEAGINTRIEAFIDMIKRRSKNENNISTHG; this is translated from the coding sequence ATGTCTTTCAAGGTTGGTATTCCACAAAGCCTATTTTTTTATGATTATTTTCCTTTATGGAAGGAATTTTTTAATGAGCTTGGAGCAGAAGTAGTTGTTTCTCCTAAAACAAATAAATTTATATTAAATGATGGAGTTTCAAATTGTGTAGATGAAGCCTGTCTCCCAGTAAAAGTATATCATGGGCATGTAATGAGTCTAAGGGATAAGGTAGATTATCTGTTTATTCCTAAAATGATTAGCATTCAAAAAAGAGAGTATGGTTGCCCAAAATATTTAGGATTACCTGAAATGGTGCAAAATTCAGTAGATAACCTTCCCAATTGTATTGACTTAAAAGTAAATTTAATAAAATCTAATTCTGGATTAATCGATGCAGTTGAAGAAGCCGGGAAACATATTACTCCAAATATTTCTAAGATAAAGAAAGCCTATAAAGTTGCATCTAAACATTATGAGAACTATAGAGGACTCATCAATAAAGGTGTGATACCTATTGAGGCCATACAGATTTATAATAGTGCTACTAAAGCAATAAGGCCAATTAATAATAATGGGCCTATATTTATGCTAGTAGGTCATCCGTATAATCTATATGATGAATATATAAATATGAACTTAATAAAAAAACTATGGAGCAATGGCATTAGGGTTGTGACCCCGGAGATGATAGATACTGTCAAGGCAGATTATTATTCCTCAATGTTGCCTAAAAGAATGTTTTGGAGTTTTGGAAAAAGAATTATTGGTTCATCATTTTATATGATTAATGAGAAAAAAATAGATGGGATAATATATGTCTCTTCTTTTGGATGTGGGGTTGATTCAGTACTGATAGATTTTGTACAGCGAGAAGCTAGGAAGGAATGTATTCCTTTTACCCTATTGACAATAGACGAACATACAGGAGAAGCTGGCATAAATACTAGAATTGAAGCATTTATAGACATGATTAAACGGAGGAGTAAAAATGAAAATAACATTTCCACACATGGGTAA
- the tnpB gene encoding IS66 family insertion sequence element accessory protein TnpB (TnpB, as the term is used for proteins encoded by IS66 family insertion elements, is considered an accessory protein, since TnpC, encoded by a neighboring gene, is a DDE family transposase.), whose product MLAEFNDFVHIYVACGHTDMRKSIDGLAAIVSQNFHLDPFEKSLFLFCGRRRDRIKGLLWEGDGFLLLYKRLEGGSFSWPKDPQYVLEITPQQYRWLMEGLSIHQKNTIPKLEKKRVI is encoded by the coding sequence ATGTTAGCAGAATTTAATGACTTTGTCCATATTTACGTTGCATGTGGGCATACGGATATGAGAAAATCAATCGATGGTCTTGCAGCCATTGTATCTCAGAATTTTCATCTTGATCCCTTTGAAAAAAGTCTGTTTTTGTTCTGTGGAAGAAGACGTGACAGAATAAAAGGATTATTATGGGAGGGAGATGGTTTTTTACTACTTTACAAAAGACTTGAAGGAGGTTCTTTTAGCTGGCCCAAAGATCCTCAATACGTCTTAGAGATAACCCCTCAGCAGTATCGTTGGTTAATGGAAGGTCTATCTATTCACCAGAAAAATACCATACCTAAATTAGAGAAAAAAAGAGTAATTTAA
- a CDS encoding IS66 family transposase, with translation MTESLIIQTLQKTIESQNEIIESLRKELQRANENVEFLLKKLYGRKTEKTSAIDGQLVIEEVALGLFNEAEVTADFTELEPVPFEEPVKRTRSGYKRKAAFKNIPQQDQVYKLEETQRNCPKCGDNLSVVGKKFLRSEIKYIPAEISIVNIYQETYECRKCKKEGLPSIFNSYTPEPVLQHSYATASSVAWTMYQKFVQAVPLYRQEKDWKQMGFWVSRATLSNWILKTSEEWLMPVVEKLEEELLKEKYLHCDETPVQVLNEPGKKNTTKSYMWVYSTSTHADHGIRIFKYSMGRAGENASKFLQGFSGFLHTDAFSGYGKVKDIRHCLCWAHVRSNEKLILMGCN, from the coding sequence ATGACTGAAAGCTTGATAATACAAACACTTCAAAAGACAATTGAATCACAAAATGAAATAATAGAATCTCTAAGAAAAGAGCTTCAACGTGCTAATGAAAATGTAGAATTTTTATTAAAGAAACTATATGGCAGAAAGACTGAAAAAACATCTGCAATTGATGGACAACTTGTAATTGAGGAAGTGGCTCTTGGTCTTTTTAATGAAGCAGAAGTAACTGCAGATTTTACAGAGCTAGAACCAGTTCCATTCGAAGAACCTGTAAAAAGAACACGTTCAGGTTACAAAAGGAAGGCAGCATTTAAAAATATCCCTCAGCAAGACCAAGTATACAAATTAGAAGAAACTCAAAGGAATTGTCCTAAATGTGGAGATAATCTATCAGTCGTAGGTAAGAAATTTTTACGTTCAGAAATTAAATATATTCCAGCCGAAATCAGCATTGTAAATATATATCAGGAGACCTATGAGTGCAGAAAATGTAAAAAAGAAGGTCTACCTTCTATTTTTAATTCCTATACTCCAGAACCAGTATTACAACATTCCTATGCCACTGCATCAAGTGTAGCTTGGACTATGTATCAAAAGTTCGTACAAGCAGTTCCCCTATATCGCCAAGAAAAAGATTGGAAGCAGATGGGTTTTTGGGTAAGCCGTGCAACACTATCCAATTGGATACTAAAGACATCCGAAGAGTGGTTAATGCCTGTAGTGGAAAAACTTGAGGAAGAACTCTTAAAAGAGAAATATCTACATTGTGATGAGACTCCAGTTCAAGTATTAAACGAGCCAGGAAAGAAAAATACTACTAAGTCATATATGTGGGTTTACTCTACATCCACTCATGCAGATCATGGCATTAGAATATTTAAATATTCTATGGGCAGAGCTGGAGAAAACGCAAGCAAGTTTCTCCAAGGGTTTAGTGGATTCTTACATACGGATGCTTTTTCAGGTTACGGAAAAGTAAAAGATATCCGCCACTGCCTGTGCTGGGCTCATGTCAGGAGTAATGAGAAGTTGATTTTAATGGGATGTAATTAG
- a CDS encoding site-specific integrase, with product MKPTNLSIYISNYLSKYLPGIAGLSTNTILSYRDMFRLLLNFYESELSISPEKIQISSLNQDNILNFLKWLENKRNNSISTRNIRLASIHSFCRYLMKKEPSIMVQMKQILDIPYKKTKNGTIEYIDQDTMGFLLNLPDTRSKAGLRDATLLSLLYDTGCRVQELCDLRPIDIRLNIPGTVKITGKGDKIRIIPILPSMSKLLKDYMESYSLNKDNLNFEPLFQNRMGGKLTRKGVSYIIDKYVKIAKETYKDYFPDKFTPHCFRHSKSMHLLQAGVNLIYIRDLLGHVDIKTTEIYARIDGEMKRKALEKGMNLVPSDDLPIWQENKSLLEWLNSLG from the coding sequence ATGAAACCTACTAATCTATCAATTTATATTTCAAATTATTTATCTAAGTATCTCCCTGGTATAGCAGGTCTTAGCACAAATACAATTCTTTCATATAGGGATATGTTTAGGCTTTTATTGAACTTTTACGAATCAGAATTATCTATTTCTCCTGAAAAAATTCAAATAAGTAGTTTGAACCAAGACAATATATTAAATTTTCTTAAATGGCTAGAGAACAAACGTAATAACAGCATTTCTACCCGTAATATCAGACTAGCTTCAATACATTCATTTTGTCGCTATTTAATGAAAAAAGAGCCTTCTATTATGGTGCAAATGAAACAAATACTAGATATTCCCTACAAGAAAACAAAAAATGGAACTATAGAGTATATAGATCAGGATACCATGGGGTTTTTACTAAATCTTCCTGATACAAGGTCAAAAGCAGGTCTACGTGATGCTACATTACTCAGTCTTTTGTATGATACTGGTTGCAGAGTACAAGAACTGTGTGATTTAAGGCCAATTGATATTAGATTAAACATCCCTGGTACAGTAAAAATAACTGGTAAGGGGGATAAAATACGTATTATTCCAATATTGCCATCAATGTCAAAACTTCTTAAGGATTATATGGAAAGTTATAGTCTCAATAAGGATAATTTAAATTTTGAACCATTATTTCAAAATAGGATGGGTGGAAAATTAACTAGAAAAGGTGTTTCTTATATTATTGATAAATATGTAAAAATAGCAAAAGAAACTTATAAGGATTATTTTCCAGATAAATTTACCCCTCATTGTTTCCGCCATAGTAAAAGTATGCATCTTCTGCAGGCAGGTGTTAATTTAATATATATAAGAGATCTTTTAGGCCATGTGGATATTAAAACGACAGAAATTTACGCTAGAATTGATGGAGAAATGAAAAGAAAAGCCTTAGAAAAAGGTATGAATCTGGTTCCAAGTGATGATTTGCCCATTTGGCAGGAAAATAAGTCTCTATTAGAATGGTTAAATAGTCTAGGATAA
- a CDS encoding tyrosine-type recombinase/integrase, whose protein sequence is MKDIIIQYIDYKRSLGFKYGIEEGVLFRFSLLSKNYDLSGKKIPLELLESWCMRRINEKSSTHNSRVNTILQFCRYAECYSFQVNYPEIPKIKIKKYQPYIFTKEEISRIFEATDSIKPYSGSLRHIQVPILYRLIYSCGLRATETANIKYEDVDLENNLISIHEAKLNKDRLVPLSDPMAEILKDYICRFRKNTNLNNYLFPAKYTEHITRATIYKWFRIILKLAGISHLGVGLGPREHDLRHTFCVHTLQSMQRSGVDIYAGLPLLSVYIGHTSIKETQHYLRLTSEFYPEILELLINSGCDVLPQLKEENNETY, encoded by the coding sequence TTGAAAGATATAATAATTCAGTATATTGATTACAAGCGTTCATTAGGTTTTAAATATGGAATTGAAGAAGGAGTTCTGTTTAGATTCTCATTACTATCTAAAAACTATGATTTATCAGGAAAGAAAATTCCTTTAGAATTACTTGAATCATGGTGTATGAGAAGAATTAATGAAAAATCAAGTACCCATAATTCTAGGGTAAACACTATACTACAATTTTGTAGATATGCTGAATGTTATAGCTTTCAGGTCAATTATCCTGAAATTCCAAAGATAAAGATAAAAAAATATCAGCCATATATATTTACTAAAGAAGAAATATCTCGAATTTTTGAGGCTACGGATTCAATTAAGCCCTACTCTGGAAGTTTGCGACATATACAGGTGCCCATTCTTTATCGCCTGATATACAGTTGTGGTCTAAGGGCAACAGAAACTGCTAATATTAAATATGAAGATGTAGATTTAGAAAATAATCTAATATCTATCCACGAAGCTAAATTAAACAAAGATAGGTTGGTTCCTTTATCTGATCCTATGGCAGAAATATTGAAAGATTATATTTGTAGATTTAGAAAGAATACTAACTTAAATAATTACCTATTTCCAGCTAAATATACTGAACATATTACCAGGGCAACCATATATAAATGGTTTAGAATAATACTAAAATTAGCAGGAATAAGTCATTTAGGGGTAGGCCTTGGACCAAGGGAACATGACTTAAGGCACACTTTTTGTGTTCATACATTACAATCCATGCAAAGATCGGGAGTAGATATTTATGCGGGACTACCACTCTTATCTGTTTATATTGGGCATACATCAATTAAAGAAACCCAGCATTACCTAAGGTTAACATCAGAATTTTATCCGGAAATTCTTGAGTTATTGATAAATTCTGGTTGTGATGTTCTTCCACAATTGAAGGAGGAAAATAATGAAACCTACTAA